The Desulfohalovibrio reitneri genome contains a region encoding:
- a CDS encoding MinD/ParA family protein, which translates to MENTNNTLSVSVMSGKGGVGKTNIALSLGYAMRSRGHPLLLMDCDLGLANLDVLLGISPERNLQDLIKPDIFPKEVVVALEQGGFDFLPAASGVPELVEMDEDMQDILFRKLVRLIGDYRYLLMDLGAGINRTVLSFATMTQMRVVIVTPEPTSLTDSYALMKVLHQQHGIDDFLIVVNQASQSEGKQTFERLHAACQRFLEINIRHLGTVRSDPAVLEAVRRQQPLMRYAPGSDAAKDLTAIATRLERFRQDNLDLIGQTPILRSFPALAE; encoded by the coding sequence ATGGAGAACACGAACAACACTCTCAGCGTGTCTGTCATGAGCGGCAAGGGCGGCGTGGGCAAGACCAACATCGCCCTCAGCCTCGGATACGCCATGCGTTCCAGGGGGCATCCCCTGCTGCTCATGGACTGCGACCTCGGCTTGGCCAACCTCGACGTTCTCCTGGGCATCTCACCGGAACGCAACCTCCAGGACCTGATCAAGCCCGACATTTTCCCCAAGGAGGTCGTGGTGGCCCTGGAGCAGGGAGGGTTCGACTTCCTTCCGGCCGCTTCGGGCGTTCCGGAACTGGTGGAGATGGACGAGGACATGCAGGACATTCTCTTCCGGAAACTCGTCCGCCTCATTGGCGACTACCGCTATCTTCTCATGGACCTTGGCGCGGGCATCAATCGCACGGTGCTTTCCTTCGCCACCATGACCCAGATGCGGGTGGTTATCGTCACGCCCGAACCAACCTCGCTCACCGACAGCTACGCTCTTATGAAGGTTCTGCACCAACAGCACGGTATCGACGATTTTCTGATCGTCGTGAACCAGGCCAGCCAAAGCGAAGGCAAACAGACTTTTGAACGGCTGCACGCCGCCTGCCAGCGCTTCCTGGAAATCAACATCCGCCACCTGGGAACGGTCCGCAGCGATCCGGCCGTGCTGGAGGCCGTCCGGCGTCAACAGCCTCTGATGCGCTACGCCCCCGGTTCCGACGCGGCCAAGGACTTGACGGCCATCGCCACCAGGCTGGAGCGATTCCGGCAAGACAATCTCGACCTCATCGGTCAGACTCCCATTCTGCGTTCCTTTCCGGCTCTTGCGGAATGA
- a CDS encoding HU family DNA-binding protein, translating to MATDRRPPCVLTTTRGWTMNKSELIKTLAEEKEIHVDDAAMIVNGFIDSIKDSLVQGDRVEIRGFGSFKIKDYKGYTGRNPKTGELVEVQPKKLPFFRPGKELKEFLNR from the coding sequence TTGGCGACCGATAGGCGGCCGCCCTGTGTCCTTACCACAACGCGAGGGTGGACAATGAACAAGAGCGAGTTGATCAAGACCCTGGCCGAGGAAAAAGAGATCCACGTCGATGACGCCGCGATGATCGTCAATGGCTTCATCGATTCCATCAAGGACTCCCTCGTCCAGGGCGACAGGGTGGAAATTCGCGGTTTCGGCAGCTTCAAGATCAAGGACTACAAGGGCTACACCGGACGCAACCCCAAGACCGGCGAGCTGGTGGAGGTTCAACCCAAGAAACTTCCCTTCTTCCGCCCCGGGAAGGAGCTGAAAGAATTCCTCAATAGGTAG
- a CDS encoding UshA-like (seleno)protein family 2 has protein sequence MGGLARRATLFSKARKRAGDRLLAFGGAWEFAPPRHDPPHTNRANALTQAYAALDYDAGLLAPEEIDYLHRGGVEPPAPFIAPDGPVGLTFSTPGGLVGLVLTPHTEHPETIFDDVLREAGRLSNEVDLVVVATPWGVDAEQELLKTSDGQFHILWGTGPGPGVAGKLARENTVLWTRPYDEGKAVQRIEVLAWPHGEGFRWSEDTIRSTVVPLKDDVEADPEMDALLERARE, from the coding sequence ATCGGCGGGCTGGCCCGGAGGGCCACCCTCTTTTCCAAGGCGCGGAAGCGCGCCGGGGACAGGTTGCTCGCTTTCGGCGGCGCGTGGGAGTTCGCTCCACCTCGGCACGATCCGCCCCATACCAACCGGGCAAACGCTCTGACGCAAGCGTATGCCGCCCTGGATTACGATGCCGGGCTGCTCGCTCCCGAGGAAATCGACTACCTTCACCGGGGCGGGGTGGAGCCTCCGGCTCCTTTCATCGCGCCGGACGGCCCTGTGGGACTGACATTCTCCACACCTGGAGGTCTTGTCGGACTCGTCCTCACCCCGCATACGGAGCATCCGGAAACGATCTTTGATGACGTTCTGAGGGAAGCCGGGAGGCTTTCCAATGAGGTGGACTTGGTCGTGGTGGCGACACCCTGGGGCGTGGACGCGGAGCAGGAACTGCTCAAGACTTCCGACGGCCAATTCCATATCCTTTGGGGCACCGGTCCCGGTCCTGGCGTGGCCGGCAAGCTCGCTCGGGAGAACACGGTGCTATGGACTCGTCCCTACGATGAGGGCAAGGCCGTGCAAAGGATCGAGGTTCTGGCCTGGCCCCATGGTGAGGGGTTCCGCTGGAGCGAGGACACAATCCGCTCCACCGTCGTCCCCCTTAAGGATGACGTGGAGGCTGATCCGGAAATGGACGCGCTGCTGGAACGCGCGCGGGAATAA
- the dapA gene encoding 4-hydroxy-tetrahydrodipicolinate synthase — protein sequence MQFKGAFTALVTPFRDGEVDETAYRDLIEWQIEQGIHGLVPCGTTGESATLSHEEHKRVISICVDQTKKRVPVLAGAGSNNTREAVELTRYAKEAGADGALLITPYYNKPTQRGLVAHFKTIAQEVDLPFIVYNVPGRTGVNCLPETQAELFSTIQQVKGVKEATADLVQVSRIIELCGPEFAFLSGDDFTVLPSLSVGGHGVISVVTNIAPSLMASMCEAYAAGETNRAKDLHYQLAPLCRAMFAETNPIPAKTALGMMGKIKTELRLPLYPMEEKNEALVRDALELAGLL from the coding sequence ATGCAGTTCAAGGGCGCCTTCACGGCACTGGTTACACCGTTTCGTGACGGCGAAGTCGACGAAACGGCCTACCGCGACCTCATCGAGTGGCAGATCGAGCAGGGCATCCATGGACTTGTGCCCTGCGGCACTACCGGCGAATCCGCCACGCTGTCTCATGAGGAGCACAAACGAGTCATCTCCATCTGCGTGGACCAGACCAAGAAACGCGTTCCCGTTCTGGCCGGCGCGGGCTCCAACAACACCCGCGAGGCGGTGGAACTGACCCGCTACGCCAAGGAAGCCGGAGCGGACGGCGCGCTGCTTATCACACCCTACTACAACAAGCCCACCCAGCGGGGGCTTGTGGCTCATTTCAAAACCATCGCCCAGGAAGTGGACCTGCCTTTTATCGTCTACAACGTGCCTGGGCGCACAGGCGTGAATTGCCTGCCGGAAACCCAGGCCGAGCTGTTCTCGACCATCCAGCAGGTCAAGGGGGTCAAGGAGGCCACAGCCGACCTCGTCCAGGTTTCCCGCATCATCGAGTTGTGCGGCCCCGAATTCGCCTTCCTCTCGGGAGATGACTTCACCGTGCTACCCTCCTTGTCCGTTGGCGGCCACGGCGTCATTTCCGTAGTCACAAACATAGCTCCCTCCCTCATGGCCTCCATGTGCGAGGCTTACGCCGCGGGGGAGACAAACCGGGCCAAGGACCTGCACTACCAATTGGCGCCACTGTGCCGGGCCATGTTCGCCGAAACCAACCCGATTCCGGCCAAAACCGCGCTGGGAATGATGGGCAAGATCAAAACCGAACTGCGTCTGCCACTCTACCCAATGGAAGAGAAGAACGAGGCCCTGGTGCGCGACGCCCTGGAACTGGCCGGCCTGCTGTAA
- a CDS encoding manganese-dependent inorganic pyrophosphatase, translating to MALICVGHKSPDTDTVVSAIAAADLYKKFKGADAKPVTQSEINPESKFVLEKFGLATPEVDADATGKELCLVDHSDKSQSMDNLEKGEIKCIIDHHKLGDITTPEPLEMWVWPVGCSATVIKNMYDFAKIEIPKDIAGAMLCAILSDTVMFKSPTCTDFDKQAVEDLVKISGISDYQELGVEMFKVKSAVDEATDLELLKRDYKDFDMGGKKVGIGQLEVVDLSMLEGRKDGLYEEMKKAKEAGGHHSIFLLLTDIMKEGSEMLAITDDASVVEKAFGKGLDGRSVWLDGVLSRKKQVVPPFEKAFA from the coding sequence ATGGCTTTGATCTGTGTTGGCCACAAGAGCCCGGATACCGACACCGTCGTGTCGGCCATCGCCGCCGCCGACCTGTACAAGAAGTTCAAGGGCGCCGACGCCAAGCCCGTGACCCAGAGCGAGATCAACCCCGAGAGCAAGTTCGTGCTGGAGAAGTTCGGCCTGGCCACCCCCGAGGTGGACGCCGACGCCACCGGCAAGGAACTCTGCCTGGTGGACCACTCCGACAAGTCCCAGAGCATGGACAACCTGGAGAAGGGCGAGATCAAGTGCATCATCGACCACCACAAGCTGGGCGACATCACCACCCCCGAGCCGCTGGAGATGTGGGTCTGGCCCGTGGGCTGCTCCGCCACCGTCATCAAGAACATGTACGATTTCGCCAAGATCGAAATTCCCAAGGACATCGCCGGCGCCATGCTCTGCGCCATCCTGTCCGACACCGTGATGTTCAAGTCCCCCACCTGCACCGATTTTGACAAGCAGGCCGTCGAGGACCTGGTTAAGATCTCCGGCATCTCCGATTATCAAGAGCTGGGCGTGGAGATGTTTAAGGTCAAGAGCGCCGTGGACGAAGCCACCGACCTGGAACTGCTCAAGCGCGACTACAAGGACTTCGACATGGGCGGCAAGAAGGTCGGCATCGGCCAGCTCGAGGTCGTGGACCTGTCCATGCTGGAAGGCCGCAAGGACGGCCTCTACGAAGAAATGAAGAAGGCCAAGGAAGCTGGCGGCCACCACTCCATCTTCCTGCTGCTGACCGACATCATGAAGGAAGGCTCCGAGATGCTGGCCATCACCGACGACGCTTCCGTGGTCGAGAAGGCCTTCGGCAAGGGCCTGGATGGCCGCAGCGTCTGGCTGGACGGTGTGCTGTCCCGCAAGAAGCAGGTCGTGCCCCCCTTCGAGAAGGCTTTCGCCTAA
- a CDS encoding aminopeptidase has product MFTPDQLEKYADVLLWALRTSRGKALTSSESVLVNFDRQAHGLAEVLHTKLLQAGLNPFLRILPTPRMERALYSEGRFNQIRFIPPGEEEMLRGIGGAIHLLAPESLTHLADVDPDDLSLRQLSRKPLRDLLDRREQAGAFGWTLGIHPTEALAAQAGMPVEEYAAEVAAACLLNLGQPEKDWALIHKQTAEIRAWLDGMGISTLRVESERCDLEMGVGDNRRWLGLTGHNVPSFEIYTSPDCRTTRGVYFADQPSFRQGNIVQGVRLEFKRGNLVGLSAERGEAFAIRQTSMDPGAKRLGEFSLTDARFSRIKRFMAHTLFDENFGGEQGNCHIALGMAYPDTFDGEPAILNSDLKKALGFNSSALHWDLVNTEAKIVTAHLAGGGSKVIYENGCFTL; this is encoded by the coding sequence CTGTTTACACCGGATCAACTCGAGAAATACGCCGACGTTCTGCTTTGGGCGCTCCGCACATCGCGGGGAAAAGCGCTCACTTCCAGCGAGTCGGTTCTGGTTAATTTCGACCGTCAAGCGCATGGTCTTGCCGAAGTCCTTCACACAAAGCTGCTGCAAGCCGGTCTTAACCCCTTTCTGCGCATTCTGCCCACGCCACGCATGGAGCGCGCTCTCTACAGTGAAGGCCGCTTCAACCAAATCAGGTTCATTCCCCCCGGCGAAGAGGAAATGCTTCGCGGTATTGGCGGGGCCATCCATTTGCTTGCGCCCGAGTCCTTGACCCACCTGGCGGATGTGGATCCGGATGACCTCAGCTTGAGGCAGCTTTCCCGCAAGCCTTTGCGCGACCTCCTCGACAGGCGTGAACAGGCGGGCGCTTTCGGCTGGACCCTGGGAATCCACCCGACCGAGGCGCTGGCCGCGCAGGCGGGGATGCCGGTGGAGGAATACGCAGCGGAAGTGGCTGCGGCCTGCCTGCTGAATCTCGGCCAGCCCGAGAAGGATTGGGCGCTTATTCACAAGCAAACCGCCGAGATCCGTGCTTGGCTTGACGGCATGGGTATATCCACCTTGCGTGTGGAATCCGAACGATGTGACCTGGAGATGGGGGTAGGCGACAATCGCCGCTGGCTGGGGTTGACGGGCCATAACGTCCCTAGCTTTGAAATCTATACCTCGCCGGACTGCCGAACCACCCGGGGCGTGTATTTCGCGGACCAGCCGTCCTTTCGTCAGGGGAACATCGTGCAGGGCGTGCGGCTGGAGTTCAAGCGGGGCAATCTTGTCGGCCTCTCCGCTGAGCGTGGGGAAGCATTCGCCATCCGCCAGACATCCATGGACCCCGGCGCCAAGCGTCTGGGCGAGTTCTCCCTGACTGACGCGCGGTTCTCTCGCATCAAGCGGTTCATGGCCCACACGCTCTTCGACGAGAACTTTGGCGGCGAACAGGGTAATTGCCACATCGCTCTGGGTATGGCCTACCCGGACACCTTTGACGGAGAGCCCGCCATACTCAACAGTGATCTGAAGAAGGCACTGGGGTTCAACTCCTCCGCCCTCCACTGGGACCTTGTTAACACCGAGGCAAAGATCGTCACAGCACACCTTGCCGGGGGCGGCAGCAAGGTCATCTACGAGAACGGCTGTTTTACATTGTAG
- the dinB gene encoding DNA polymerase IV: MASPSRLIMHLDMDAFFASVEQVDNPELKGKPVIIGNNDRGVVSAASYEARVFGVRSAMPVVQARRLCPQGVFLPGTHGRYSEVSRQVMDAVRSFSPLMEQTSVDEAYVDVTGMDRLVGPPMQVALAVKRAIREATGLTASVGMAPNKFLAKICSDKDKPDGVFILEKDAVQDFLKTLPVGDIPGVGKRMVRALEVYQVSYAAEIQRFSRDFWLRRFGEKGGVFLWERGHGRGSDEVVPHSDPKSCGAENTFQKDTRDYEILTSWLYLQAERVGRMLRRKGLKGRTITLKLKYADFTSLTRSHSLHMAVDDTENIFRTASELLERLGPERPVRLIGISVSGFGFGSVQLGLLDESCEDKGSARLDRTLDAIQERFGAGAVQRGRVFGFKDRS; the protein is encoded by the coding sequence GTGGCCAGTCCCTCACGTTTGATCATGCACCTTGACATGGACGCTTTCTTCGCTTCGGTGGAGCAGGTGGACAATCCCGAACTAAAAGGAAAGCCCGTCATCATTGGCAACAACGATCGGGGCGTGGTTTCCGCGGCTTCATATGAAGCCCGCGTTTTCGGTGTGCGATCCGCCATGCCGGTGGTACAGGCCAGGCGCTTGTGTCCGCAGGGCGTTTTTTTGCCTGGTACACATGGCCGCTACAGCGAGGTTTCCCGACAGGTCATGGACGCGGTGCGGAGCTTCTCTCCTCTCATGGAGCAAACCTCGGTTGACGAGGCCTATGTGGACGTGACCGGCATGGACCGCTTGGTTGGGCCTCCCATGCAAGTTGCGCTGGCTGTCAAACGCGCCATTCGAGAGGCAACAGGGCTGACTGCGTCGGTTGGTATGGCGCCTAACAAGTTTCTGGCCAAGATTTGTTCTGACAAGGACAAACCCGACGGGGTATTCATCCTTGAAAAAGACGCGGTGCAGGATTTTCTCAAAACCCTGCCTGTGGGAGATATCCCGGGGGTGGGCAAGAGGATGGTGCGAGCCCTGGAGGTATATCAGGTCAGTTACGCCGCGGAAATCCAGCGTTTCAGCCGTGATTTCTGGCTCCGCCGTTTCGGTGAAAAGGGAGGCGTTTTTCTTTGGGAGCGGGGCCACGGGAGGGGTAGCGATGAAGTGGTGCCCCACAGCGATCCCAAGTCCTGCGGCGCGGAAAACACGTTTCAGAAGGACACGCGGGATTATGAAATCCTGACCAGTTGGTTGTACTTGCAGGCCGAGCGGGTGGGGCGGATGCTCCGCCGCAAGGGGCTCAAAGGCAGAACAATTACATTGAAACTCAAATACGCCGACTTCACTTCCCTTACCCGCAGTCATTCCTTGCACATGGCGGTGGATGACACGGAAAACATCTTCCGCACCGCCAGCGAATTGCTGGAACGACTTGGCCCAGAGCGTCCGGTGCGTCTCATTGGTATCTCTGTCTCCGGATTCGGCTTCGGTTCGGTCCAACTCGGCTTGCTGGATGAATCCTGCGAGGACAAGGGGTCCGCGCGACTGGACCGCACTCTGGACGCCATCCAGGAACGGTTCGGTGCGGGAGCTGTGCAACGGGGGAGGGTGTTCGGCTTCAAGGACAGGTCATGA
- a CDS encoding IS5 family transposase, which yields MKAKPAKSDQGNFLYEDLIDQLNPKDPLLKLAANIPWERFEQEFSSLYSEYGRPAKPIRLMVGLMILKQLENLSDERVIEAWVRNPYYQAFCGETHFRWRLPCDPTDLVYFRKRIGEGGARLIFEVSVGLHGDDAMEREIAVDTTVQEKNITFPTDVKLLTKVIKRCRAIAEFEGISLRRSFRRELPGLLRQRFKSRKIIKRIRTMAGVLIRELERKLPRDSLARHREAMQLFRRVHDQKRTDKNKIYSLHEPDVLCIGKGKEHKKYEFGRKASIAWTKTTGVIVGAMSFKENVFDGHTLPDVLEQVSQITESCPEAAICDRGYRGRKKVGDTSILIPGRPKKSDTPYQRRKARQRFRRRAGIEPVIGHLKHDFRMAKNFLKGALGDAINLLMAAAAFNFKKWMRGLKHFLSLFAPWLCFGTWSRGRLKYA from the coding sequence ATGAAGGCCAAGCCAGCCAAAAGCGATCAGGGCAATTTCCTCTACGAGGACCTCATCGATCAGCTCAATCCCAAGGACCCGCTGCTCAAGCTTGCAGCGAACATCCCCTGGGAAAGGTTCGAGCAGGAGTTTTCTAGCCTCTATAGTGAGTATGGTCGTCCAGCAAAGCCCATCAGACTCATGGTCGGGCTCATGATCCTCAAGCAGCTTGAAAATCTGAGCGACGAGCGTGTCATTGAGGCTTGGGTCCGGAACCCCTACTATCAGGCCTTCTGCGGTGAGACGCATTTCCGGTGGAGGCTTCCTTGTGACCCCACGGACTTGGTTTATTTCCGCAAACGCATCGGCGAGGGTGGGGCGCGTTTGATCTTCGAGGTCTCGGTGGGTCTGCACGGCGACGACGCCATGGAGCGGGAGATCGCCGTGGACACCACGGTCCAGGAGAAGAACATCACCTTCCCCACTGACGTGAAGCTTCTGACCAAGGTCATCAAGCGATGCAGGGCCATCGCCGAGTTCGAAGGAATCAGCTTGCGCCGCAGTTTCCGCCGTGAATTGCCAGGCCTCCTGCGCCAGCGATTCAAGAGTCGCAAGATCATCAAACGCATTCGGACCATGGCTGGCGTCCTGATCCGCGAACTTGAGCGCAAACTGCCCAGGGATTCGTTGGCCAGGCACAGGGAAGCTATGCAGCTCTTCCGCCGGGTCCATGACCAGAAACGTACCGACAAGAACAAGATCTACAGCCTGCACGAACCGGACGTGCTTTGCATCGGCAAGGGCAAAGAGCACAAAAAGTACGAGTTCGGACGCAAGGCCTCCATCGCCTGGACCAAGACCACCGGTGTGATCGTAGGAGCCATGTCCTTCAAGGAGAACGTTTTCGACGGTCACACCCTGCCGGATGTTCTGGAGCAAGTTTCGCAAATCACGGAATCCTGCCCCGAGGCGGCCATCTGTGACCGGGGTTACAGGGGGCGCAAAAAAGTCGGTGACACGAGCATTCTGATTCCGGGCCGGCCGAAGAAAAGCGACACGCCCTACCAGAGACGAAAGGCCAGGCAACGTTTTCGCAGACGCGCTGGCATCGAGCCGGTGATCGGACATCTCAAACACGACTTCCGCATGGCCAAAAACTTCCTGAAAGGGGCCCTCGGTGATGCGATCAACCTGCTGATGGCCGCAGCCGCGTTCAACTTCAAGAAGTGGATGCGGGGACTGAAGCACTTTTTGTCTCTTTTCGCCCCTTGGCTCTGCTTCGGAACCTGGAGTCGGGGCAGACTAAAGTACGCCTGA
- a CDS encoding sensor histidine kinase, with protein MPEYSHDKYSLRDRLIGLGERSVRKSYYPELQHRLGELERFRAIMDQVGEAIFVFDPENLTISEANLTASSLSGLPPDDLLGMRLDEILPEEDASVLSALPNNGEEAAILETTFPHGDTGRTFELNARMVGFGDQRLCVAVVRDITSRKVAELRLQNSLREKEVMLREIHHRVKNNLQIISSLFNLQIMHGGRGTEDIFRTAQGRIQSMALVHERLYQTENLSAVPFDDYMRRISEDLVSTYSAQERVLLRIDSEHIYLPLDTAIPLGLIVNEIITNSLKHAFGDDLAGTITISFQKVSGECRLLICDTGEGFTDKAHSAEERLGLKLISTLAGQIRGSVEFPPTDQGACLLVRFPYPDK; from the coding sequence ATGCCGGAATATTCACACGATAAATACTCGCTTCGCGACCGCCTCATCGGGCTTGGCGAACGCTCCGTCCGTAAAAGCTATTACCCGGAACTGCAGCATCGTCTTGGTGAACTTGAGCGTTTTCGAGCAATTATGGATCAAGTCGGCGAAGCGATTTTTGTTTTTGATCCAGAAAACCTGACCATTTCAGAGGCCAACCTTACAGCTTCAAGCCTCAGCGGTCTTCCACCCGATGATTTGCTTGGCATGCGGCTCGACGAAATCCTCCCAGAAGAAGACGCATCCGTACTGTCAGCCCTTCCCAATAACGGCGAAGAAGCGGCCATACTGGAAACCACGTTCCCGCACGGAGATACCGGACGGACATTCGAATTGAACGCGAGAATGGTCGGTTTCGGGGATCAACGCCTTTGTGTAGCAGTGGTTCGGGACATAACTTCCCGGAAAGTGGCTGAGTTGCGGCTACAGAATTCCCTGCGAGAAAAGGAGGTGATGTTGCGGGAGATTCACCATCGGGTGAAGAATAATCTGCAGATCATATCCTCCCTCTTCAATTTGCAGATCATGCACGGAGGACGCGGAACCGAGGATATTTTTCGTACCGCACAGGGGAGGATTCAGTCCATGGCGCTGGTTCATGAGCGCCTCTACCAGACCGAAAACCTCAGTGCAGTTCCTTTCGACGATTACATGCGCCGCATAAGCGAGGACTTGGTATCCACTTATTCGGCTCAAGAGCGGGTGTTATTGCGGATTGATAGCGAGCACATCTATCTGCCGTTGGACACAGCCATACCACTGGGGTTGATCGTCAATGAAATAATAACCAACAGCCTGAAACACGCATTTGGCGATGATCTGGCGGGAACAATAACGATTTCATTTCAAAAGGTTTCCGGTGAATGCCGTCTGCTTATATGTGATACTGGAGAAGGATTCACCGACAAAGCGCATTCCGCCGAGGAAAGGCTTGGGCTGAAACTCATCTCCACACTCGCCGGACAAATACGGGGCAGTGTGGAATTTCCCCCCACAGACCAAGGCGCCTGCCTGCTTGTACGCTTCCCCTATCCTGATAAGTAG